AGATGGCAAACTGGTTAAAAGATATAATGATTTCAGTTATACCCACGGCTATGGGCTAAAAAAATATAAAGTTTCAGATTTTATTTATGATAGTTATGGGCCGGAGGTTATTAGCCATTGCAGTTGTTGGCCAAAAGATAAGCCAAGGGGATCTTGGGAAATATCAATTGGGAATTATGAATACTCAGTTTTCGAGGAAAATGGGAAAAATTTTGTCGCCATTTGCGATAAAGATAAAATGCAGGTTTTGCCATTAAGAGATGTGGAAAACAGTATTGGGCCGCCAATTATCAATTTTCATTATTTCTATTATGATAAATCGCCTGAAATGTTTGTTTACACTCCCATTGCCGATTATCGGGAAGCAAAAGCATATTGCCTTGATGTATATAGTGTAACAAAACCGTAACCTTTGCTTATATTTCATTTTCGATAGAATATCACACATTTTTTTATTGATTTGTTAGAATACTTCTTTACTTTTGCCCCTATTAAAACAAAACTACATGAAACCTGATCTTTTCCAGGCACCTGACTACTACCTGTTGGACGAGCTGCTGACAGATGAGCATAAAATGGTGCGCGATGCTGCCCGCGAGTGGGTTAAGCGTGAAGTTTCCCCGATAATAGAAGACTATGCCCAAAAAGCAGAATTCCCAACGCAGATCATAAAAGGCCTTGCCGATATTGGCGCTTTTGGCCCTTATATCCCTGAAGAGTATGGCGGCGCAGGCCTTGACCAGATCTCTTACGGGCTTATCATGCAGGAGATCGAAAGGGGCGACAGCGGCGTACGCTCTACCGCATCGGTACAATCGTCGCTGGTAATGTACCCTATATGGAAATATGGCAACGAGGAGCAGCGTATGAAATACCTGCCGAAACTTGCCTCAGGCGAATTCATGGGCTGTTTTGGCCTTACCGAGCCTGACTATGGCTCGAACCCAGGCGGGATGGTGACCAACTTTAAAGATAAAGGCGACCACTACCTGCTTAACGGTGCCAAAATGTGGATCTCTAATGCACCATTTGCCGACATAGCGGTAGTATGGGCGAAAGACGAGAGTGGCCGTATCCACGGGCTTATCGTAGAGCGTGGAATGGAAGGCTTTACTACTCCTGAAACACACAACAAATGGTCGCTAAGGGCATCTGCTACCGGCGAGCTTATATTTGACAATGTAAAGGTTCCGAAAGAGAACCTGCTTCCTAATAAATCGGGGCTTGGTGCGCCGCTTGGCTGCCTTGACTCGGCACGCTACGGTATTGCATGGGGCGCTATCGGCGCTGCAATGGACTGCTACGATACGGCGCTTCGCTACTCACAGGAGCGTATCCAGTTCGACAAGCCTATCGGGGCTACACAGCTGCAGCAAAAGAAACTGGCCGAAATGATTACCGAAATCACCAAAGCTCAGCTCCTTACCTGGAGGCTTGGCGTACTTCGCAATGAAGGCAAAGCCACTACAGCACAGATCTCTATGGCAAAGCGTAACAATGTTGATATGGCACTTACCATAGCTCGCGATGCGCGCCAGATGCTGGGCGGTATGGGTATTACCGGTGAATACTCTATCATGCGCCACATGATGAACCTTGAAAGTGTTGTAACTTATGAAGGTACACACGACATCCACTTACTTATTACAGGTATGGATGTTACTGGTTTTGCTGCGTTTAAATAAGAATAGATTATATAAAGAACATTTAGTTCCTAATTAATATACAGGCCCCAAAGGTTTAAAGCTTTTGGGGTCTTTTCATTTTCATTTACATAGCAAGTGGGAGCATGTATTTCATTTCGACCGAATGGAAAGCAAAATATGGCATATATGCAAAACTTTTCAACAATAACCTTTTCGTAGGGAAATCAGAATTAAAAAATCAGTTAAACGTTCAATATTTCTTAAAATACGGCGTTATATTTATAAATTCCAATAATAGTCAGGCACTATATTTGTATTGGTAAAAACAATTACAACGGTGTTCCTAATAAGAGCCTCTTTCATAATTTTGTAAAAAACTAATGCTATGAATATTTCTACGATCAACAACAGCATCCAGCCCCAAAGGGATCTGTTGTTACAGCATTCCTTATACACTAAGGTAAAAACTATTGACGATCTGAAGCATTTTCTTGAAGGGCATGTTCATGCAGTTTGGGATTTTATGTCGCTGCTTAAGGCGTTGCAGTCAAAGCTTACCTGCACCACTACCCCATGGCTGCCTGTAGGCAACCCCGAGATACGATACCTTATCAATGAGATCGTGCTTGCAGAGGAGACCGACATTAATGCCGAGGGGCAAAGGCAGAGCCATTATGAAATGTACCTGGATGCCATGAAGGCATGTGGCGCTGATACATCGGCCATAGAAGCCTTCCTTGATGATGTGGTGGAGACCCAGAATATTTTTGTATCCATCAAAAAAAGCGGGCTGCACGAAAACATAAAGGCATTTCTCGATTTCACGTTCAGGGTTATCGATAAAGGCCATCCTCATGAAATTGCAGCGGCATTTACCTTTGGCCGCGAAGACCTTATACCTTCAATGTTTACCGAGATACTGAAGAACTTCAGGGAAAGTTTCCCCGAAGCCAATCTTGATAAGCTCATTTATTACTTCGAGCGCCACATTGCCCTGGATGCCGATGAGCACGGGCCAATGGCAATGCAGATGGTTACTGAGCTGTGCGGCTCCGACTCAAGGAAATGGAAAGAGGTGGAAGAAGTATCGGTACAGGCGCTCGAAAAAAGGATCGCCCTGTGGGATGCGATCGAGGAAAATATACTCCAGCACGACCTCGCTTCGATATAAGTTAAAGTTGATCCCCGCCATTATAAGCGGGGATTTTTTATGCCTTGTTGTGTCGCGGTTAACATAATTTTAACTACATTGAGAGCTTATTAAATTAAAATCTATAAATATGTCATATCTAAACATTACTGTAGGAAACATTGCGGAATTAAAGAATTATCCTGTTGGTACAGATGAAATTACTGCTTTTGTTCAGGCATATACCAACAGAGGCGATGGAGGTGGTGGGACTTTCATTTTTAAACGTCCTTTATCAGGTATAGCGACAGATGACGGCGGCATCTTTATTGCGCCCACTACTCAAACCTCAGGTCATGAAGGTATGTGGATTCGGCAATTTACAGGGTTTATCGATGTTAGGTTTTATGGTGTAATGGGCGAGAATCCCAGTGTTGATGCTACAGATGGCTTTCAGGCAGCCATTAATTATGCTGCAAAAAGCACAGCGAATTATCCTGCCAACCCTTTCATTTACAATAAAAGCAACGTAGTCTTTGTACCTAATGGAGAGTATAAAGTGAAACAACTTACTTTAAAAACAGGTGTTACACTTATGGGTAGTTCCTCCGAGCATACTAAAATTGGAGTACATCCTGACTCAACAGCCGATTATTTAATACAGATGGCGCCAGGAGTTAACCGATCAGTTAATATTAGTGGAATTTGGTTTGTTGGAAATAGAGTGGCAAATTTTAACCCTCTTACAGGTAAGCTCATAGGTGGTTTGAATTTTACGGCCCAACTCGATGGCAATCCCGATAAAGTTTCAGGAGGACTTTGGGAATCTTCTATTAAAAATGTGCTAATTACAAATTTTACGCGACATTCTCTACTTTTTGGAGGTGGAGGGGATGAGATAGACTACCAATATAATCTCATGAACCAATTCATTACACTTGAAAACGTTTTTATAGAAGGAGTATCGGACCTTAAACCAGATTTTCCGACATTCGATATTCCAAATTCATTGCAAATTATAGGACAAAATGCACAATTCTCGTTTACTAATTGCAGAGTCGATAGTGGCCCATATAAAGTTGCAGCCGGAGTACCAAATTACACAATTAATGGCATCAATGTTTACATAGGCCCGCTACAGAATGGTATTGTAAGTCCATGTATAATTACTTTCAATACATGTACTTTTCAGTTTGGGGAACATGCGATATTCATACAGGATTCTAGTAATATTAAAATTGATGGTTGTTGGTTCGAAAACCTTAACAGAGCAATTGTAGCAAAGGGTTCTAGCATAGACAAAACCGCAAAAGCTATTAATATTCTCAATAATTATTTCCTTTATAGTGCAACACCATATAAAACCGTACCTAATTCAGGACGTGTTATTTTGGCCGAATTTGCACACGTTAATGTACATAATAATCAAGTCATGGATCCTCGCAACAATTCGGGACACACATACTTTGTATCTGTTGAAAATATAAATAATACAATAGGTATTAACGGAAGTGGAAATTATTTTAATAACGCACCAACTAATCTAGGGGATACACAAGGCATAAAGCGAAATATAGATATTTCAAATCTTACAACTACTGAAAACCTTGTTACTTCAAAAAATGACATTAATTTGATATCGTCGCGCATGGTTATATTAGCTACAGGTACGAGCCTAAAAATTGTAAACGAAATTAAATCTAACGCGGTAGGAGGTGAATTCATAATTATTCAGGCAGTAGGAGGTAATATAAAATTTACTGAACTCTATAACATAAGACTAGGCTTATTAGCTGGTGGAACTGGACAAATTACATTAAATAATGGGAGATTTGCACTTTTCGCAAAAATTGATGGATTCTACTATTCAAAATCCACACCTAACGGACCTAAAGATTTTTTTGATATTTACCAATTAATAAATATTAATTAACCGAGATATGGAAAACTAATCATGCTTAACTGTCTCTCTTATAGAGGTCAATTATTGATCACAAGCGTAAAGCCACTATATAATATAATCCCCTATGAAGGGGATTTTTTATGCCTTGTTGTGTCGCGGTTAACATAATTTTAACTACATTCGGCGCAATTATCAATCTCACCTATTATTAAATGAAATTAAACTTTACCATCAAAGCCGGTTTGCTCGGCCTGGCTTTCATTTCCCTCGGAGCCAACGCACAGACACATCCAGCCAAAAGGTTTGGAAAGCCAGTAGAATTTGCAAAATGCGGCGTTACGGAATACGAATCGCTTTTGCAGCGAAAAGATCCGCAAAGGGCGAACAAGCAACAGTTTGAACAATGGATAGCGCCAAAAGTTGCCGAAGCAAAAGCAAGGCGCCTGCAGAAAAGCGGGCAGAATACTAACACTGTTGTAACTATACCGGTGGTAGTACATGTAATACACAATGGAGACCCTGTTGGAACAAACGAAAATATTGCCGATGGACAAATCCTGTCACAGATTACAGTTCTTAACCAGGATTTCAGGAAAATGCTGAATACTCCCGGCTACAACGACAACCCTGTGGGAGCTGACCTTGAAATTGAATTCTGCATGGCGCAACGCGATCCGGCAGGACTCAATACATCGGGTATCATCCGTTATGAACTTGGCTCTGATGAAGGTTGGGATATGGAGGATGTCGAAGTCCTTAAAACCCAAACCCAATGGGACCCTACAAAATACCTTAACCTTTGGGTTGTGAATGAAATATATGTTGGAGGCTTTCTTCAGCTGGCGGGATATGCACAATTCCCCACCGACTCCGGACTGGATGGGCTTGACGACGGAACGCCTGTAACAGCCAATACCGACGGTGTTGTAATCGCTGCCAATTGCTTTGGCTCGGTAGACGTTTATCCCGGCGGAAATTATTTCCCGAATAAAGACAAAGGAAGGACAGCTTCGCACGAGATTGGGCACTTTTTTGGCCTTAGGCACATTTGGGGAGATGAAACAGATTGCATGGGCAACGACTTTTGCGACGATACCCCAGCAGCTGCTGATGCTAACCAGGGATGTCCTGATGCCGACTGGGATTCATGCCCTAACGATGCGGGCCACGATATGGTGCAGAATTATATGGACTATACCGACGATGCCTGCCTGAATATTTTTACACTGAACCAAAAAGACAGGATGATGGCCGTGCTGGCTAACTCACCAAGGAGGGCTTCGCTTACAACATCTAACGGCTGCGTACCGGGCGAGGTCTTCAACACTGACGGCTCTTTGAACATTCAGGGTGTGAATCCGGGGTGTGGCAGTACATTCGCTCCGCAGGTTGTGCTTAAAAACACAGGCAACACAACGTTGACTACCGCTGCCATTAATTATTACATTGATGCCCAGGCACCGGCAGTGTACAACTGGTCAGGAAGCCTTGCTAACGGACAGCAAACAACCATCCAGCTTCCTGAGTTTACTGTTGCACCGGGAAGCCATACTTTTAACGTTGCCATAGATTCGGCTAACGGTATTGACGACCAGGCGCCTGCAAACGACAACAAGTCGCAGGCATTTACCATTGTTGGAGCATACAACACTTCATCGGTTATAGTAACTATTATGACGGACGATTTTGGAGAAGAAACTATTTGGGCAGTAGTAGACGGCGATCAAAACCCAATCGCGGCGAATATCGATTTCAATACGGGCCAGTTTGACACTTATGGGCCTAATGAGCTTCACACTATAACGGTGCCGATTCCTGCAGACGGATGTTATTCATTTGGCGTATTTGACCTTCAGGGTGACGGAATGTGCTGCGAATATGGCGAGGGCTACTACAGGGTGGAAACAGCCGAGGGTATACTGATCGCTGAAGGCGGACAGTTCGGACAGCAGGAAACCAAAGATTTCAGGATTGACAGCAATCTTGGCCTTGGAGAAAAAGCAGAAGGGCTTAACCTCATCAGCCTGTACCCGAACCCTGCGAGCAGCCAGCTTACGATTGCTCTGCCACAGGCATTGGCGCTTCCTGATAGCTACACCATATACAACAGCCTTGGCCAGGTTATGGGCAATGGCAAATTTGCTTCGGCTACGCAACAGGTAAATGTTTCCGGCTATGCCAACGGTGTTTACTTCATCAAAATCGCTTCGGGCGAAAATTCACGAACACTACGATTCATTAAATCCTAGACATTAACAATTCTATTTAAATAGCCCCCGCCAATAAAGCGGGGGCTATTCATTTACCGCGGTAATAGACCGTTTTACCTCATAATTTCGCGTCAGCGGTATTTTCTCAGTAATTTTGGCGCAATATTTCCTGTAATGGCAAAAAAAACGCAAACCTACCTTCTTCATATACTGGGCAGTGTGCTCTTCCTGAGCATCCCGATACTGTCGTCACCGGATCGCGAATCGCCCGGCCTGTTTCACATAGCGCCTTTTCAGCGCGATTTTAGTACCTATGTATTGCTCCTTGCTTTTTTTTACGCAAACTACGTGTACTTTATCCCAAAGCTGTATTTCTCTAACCGACGGCTGCTTTTCTTTTTAGCAATTACAGGCTGTTATTTTACAATAGCATTGCTGCCATGCTTTGTTTTGGGCAACGGACGTATGCCCTCTGCTATGCCACAGCACGAATTTCACCACCGGGACTACGGACACCATTTTGTGCCTTTTTTCCGTGGCGGGTCGGTGTTCCAGTTCCTGCTTGTATTTTTCCTTTCTTTCTTTATGCGGGTAAGCCAGCGCCTGGCAACGATTCAAAGTGAAAAGCTAAAGACAGAGGTCTCTTACCTTAAAGCACAGATTAATCCACATTTCCTGTTCAATACATTAAACAGCCTGTATGCGCTGGCCCTTGAAAAATCGGATGCAGCACCTGAGGCTATACTGAAGCTCTCGGCCATGATGCGGTATGTGGTTACTGAAAGCAGCCGCGACATTGTACCGCTTGAAAGCGAGATAGGGTACCTGAAAAATTACATCAGCCTGCAACAGCTGCGTATGGACGGCGGCACGCCTTTTTCATTTATCATTACAGGCGATCTTACCGGCAAAAGGATATCGCCAATGCTGCTGATCCCATTTATAGAAAATGCCTTTAAGCACGGGCTGAATCCCGAGGAGGATACCTTTATAGCTATCGCTATCGACGTTACGGAAAAAGAACTGGAACTGAGCGTTAAGAACAACAAAGTAGCTGTAGCAATACCGCTTGAGGAAAAAAGCGAGCAGGGTATAGAAAATACCCGGCAAAGGCTGGAATATCTTTATCCGCAAAAGCACAAATTGGCTATATTTGATACTGATGCTTCCTTTGAGGTTAAACTAACACTTACATTGGCATGATAAAAGCCATAGCCATAGACGATGAGCCCCTGGCCCTTAAGGTCATAGAGCATTTTTGCAGGCAATCGGCAACTGTTGAGCTGGAAAAAACCTTTACCAATACGGCAGAAGCCTTAAAGTACCTGAATAAATTTCCGGTAGACCTCCTGTTTCTTGACATCCAGATGCCGGGAAAAAATGGGCTCGACTTTTACAGGCAGCTTGACAACGATATAATGGTAATATTTACCACAGCCTATAGCGAATATGCGGTAGAAGGTTTTAATGTGAATGCTGTTGATTATCTTCTGAAGCCTTTCTCGTTCGAGCGGTTTATGACAGCGACAGAGAAAGCCACAAAAGAACAGAAAGCAAGGCAAAACACAACAGAGCACAACCACCTCCTGATACGTGCCGATTACAAACTGCACCGTATAGAATTTAGTGATATACTGTTGGTAGAAGGGCTTGATGACTATATCCGGATCCACCTGAAAGGCAAAACTCCTATAACCACCCGGCTATCAATGAAAAGCATCCTTGAAAAACTGCCAGATTCAGAATTTTTAAGGGTACACAGGTCGTATATAGTCCCATTGAGAAAAATTAAAACAATTTACAATAAAACCATACAAATTGACGATTTCGTTATTCCTATCGGCGACACTTATAAAGACGAAATA
Above is a genomic segment from Flavobacterium album containing:
- a CDS encoding LytR/AlgR family response regulator transcription factor; translation: MIKAIAIDDEPLALKVIEHFCRQSATVELEKTFTNTAEALKYLNKFPVDLLFLDIQMPGKNGLDFYRQLDNDIMVIFTTAYSEYAVEGFNVNAVDYLLKPFSFERFMTATEKATKEQKARQNTTEHNHLLIRADYKLHRIEFSDILLVEGLDDYIRIHLKGKTPITTRLSMKSILEKLPDSEFLRVHRSYIVPLRKIKTIYNKTIQIDDFVIPIGDTYKDEINKRI
- a CDS encoding sensor histidine kinase, which gives rise to MAKKTQTYLLHILGSVLFLSIPILSSPDRESPGLFHIAPFQRDFSTYVLLLAFFYANYVYFIPKLYFSNRRLLFFLAITGCYFTIALLPCFVLGNGRMPSAMPQHEFHHRDYGHHFVPFFRGGSVFQFLLVFFLSFFMRVSQRLATIQSEKLKTEVSYLKAQINPHFLFNTLNSLYALALEKSDAAPEAILKLSAMMRYVVTESSRDIVPLESEIGYLKNYISLQQLRMDGGTPFSFIITGDLTGKRISPMLLIPFIENAFKHGLNPEEDTFIAIAIDVTEKELELSVKNNKVAVAIPLEEKSEQGIENTRQRLEYLYPQKHKLAIFDTDASFEVKLTLTLA
- a CDS encoding DUF3050 domain-containing protein, whose product is MNISTINNSIQPQRDLLLQHSLYTKVKTIDDLKHFLEGHVHAVWDFMSLLKALQSKLTCTTTPWLPVGNPEIRYLINEIVLAEETDINAEGQRQSHYEMYLDAMKACGADTSAIEAFLDDVVETQNIFVSIKKSGLHENIKAFLDFTFRVIDKGHPHEIAAAFTFGREDLIPSMFTEILKNFRESFPEANLDKLIYYFERHIALDADEHGPMAMQMVTELCGSDSRKWKEVEEVSVQALEKRIALWDAIEENILQHDLASI
- a CDS encoding acyl-CoA dehydrogenase family protein; the protein is MKPDLFQAPDYYLLDELLTDEHKMVRDAAREWVKREVSPIIEDYAQKAEFPTQIIKGLADIGAFGPYIPEEYGGAGLDQISYGLIMQEIERGDSGVRSTASVQSSLVMYPIWKYGNEEQRMKYLPKLASGEFMGCFGLTEPDYGSNPGGMVTNFKDKGDHYLLNGAKMWISNAPFADIAVVWAKDESGRIHGLIVERGMEGFTTPETHNKWSLRASATGELIFDNVKVPKENLLPNKSGLGAPLGCLDSARYGIAWGAIGAAMDCYDTALRYSQERIQFDKPIGATQLQQKKLAEMITEITKAQLLTWRLGVLRNEGKATTAQISMAKRNNVDMALTIARDARQMLGGMGITGEYSIMRHMMNLESVVTYEGTHDIHLLITGMDVTGFAAFK
- a CDS encoding M43 family zinc metalloprotease, yielding MKLNFTIKAGLLGLAFISLGANAQTHPAKRFGKPVEFAKCGVTEYESLLQRKDPQRANKQQFEQWIAPKVAEAKARRLQKSGQNTNTVVTIPVVVHVIHNGDPVGTNENIADGQILSQITVLNQDFRKMLNTPGYNDNPVGADLEIEFCMAQRDPAGLNTSGIIRYELGSDEGWDMEDVEVLKTQTQWDPTKYLNLWVVNEIYVGGFLQLAGYAQFPTDSGLDGLDDGTPVTANTDGVVIAANCFGSVDVYPGGNYFPNKDKGRTASHEIGHFFGLRHIWGDETDCMGNDFCDDTPAAADANQGCPDADWDSCPNDAGHDMVQNYMDYTDDACLNIFTLNQKDRMMAVLANSPRRASLTTSNGCVPGEVFNTDGSLNIQGVNPGCGSTFAPQVVLKNTGNTTLTTAAINYYIDAQAPAVYNWSGSLANGQQTTIQLPEFTVAPGSHTFNVAIDSANGIDDQAPANDNKSQAFTIVGAYNTSSVIVTIMTDDFGEETIWAVVDGDQNPIAANIDFNTGQFDTYGPNELHTITVPIPADGCYSFGVFDLQGDGMCCEYGEGYYRVETAEGILIAEGGQFGQQETKDFRIDSNLGLGEKAEGLNLISLYPNPASSQLTIALPQALALPDSYTIYNSLGQVMGNGKFASATQQVNVSGYANGVYFIKIASGENSRTLRFIKS